The genomic window GTACGTTATGCCCATGTCAactaatttgatatttaatagctaaattcattaaaaaaataattatacatgaaCCATTTGGATATCATAACATTACGACAAACTCTTGTGTCCCTTTAATTAAGTATCACGTACCTAtttaatacttgtatatatCTAAGGCTATAACAGACAGGAATCCAATCTCTTTGTATAGCTATATAAAATTTGTTGAGTAAAGTACAGCATATAAATTACTATTTTGAGATAGAAAACGTTCCCGCTTAAGAGGGAAACCCCCTGTATTTCTAACCCGATGTATCAACGATACATTCTCTGTGCATTACTTTGATTCCGCCTAGGTTGGGCAGAGTTATTTACCCTTGACCGGAAGACTGTCTAGTCATTTCGAGGACGGAACGTTGACCAATTGTTTCGGtcattatttcatttacatAGTCAAAACGCCTCAGCAAAGCTCAACAGAaaactgtttattattatataaagcAATCTTACGTAATGTAAAATAAGTGAATATTTTATCATGCACCGGGGTACAACGGAGCGGTCACTCTAAGTAATGACcacgctcgacgttgcttaacttcggtacaAAGACACGACACTCAATCGCACAGTCACAAAAGCTAAAGGGACAATGCAGCTGAAATGCTCATAAATAAATCCAGTCATATTTCTTCATATCTGATAAATGTCTTGAGTATTGAAATTAGCAAAAAGACGTCGACGTTtcgatataaaatatattagtTGTTTCTTGTGAGTTGTTCCTTATTTACACTAGTGGCCACAAGGAACACGACTGATGTCACGCCTCCTACAAATGCAATGGAATGTGCTAATGAAGATCAACCGAAGTTAGTCACTTTGTCATTGTGATTTGGACCCTTCGACATTCTTGTCTCTCGTCGGTTATGTATAATATAACCGAGATCACTGCGCCATCTGCCTGATGGGTGGAACAAGTAACCAACCAGGAAAATACGGGACATATTGAAATCTGTTAATGTGTTAATAGATTAATCCAGAATGTCCAACAAATGTTCCACTGTAATAACGATTTGTGGTGGTTCTTGTCcattatcagttatatattgTTACCTCAATGCCTGCGTCACGTGACTGGCGGACGGAATACGAAgcaaatgtataaatatcttaaCGTGTGAATAGATAGAGTCATGATGTAAAGCAAATGTTCATCTGTGGTGGATTATGCTAGTATAAATAActttttagatatatttcttcATGGAAACATATTCACAAACCGCGACAGTATCCATGACCTATTGGCTGTGGATTTTGTAGTCAACACCTTATAATCAAATTATGTTGGTcctctgtctttctgtgtctTTTTACACATCAATTGATTACTCAAATTAGAAGGTCAGTATATCATTAGATTATTCAACCAAAGCCAATTGTATTCCTAAAACACAAACTATTAAACTATAATAGAGCAATAAGAAATTGTCTATGCAACgtattgataaatataaaatcCCTTATCTATAAAATGTAGTGAACAactgaaattttcatttctttcccGCGAAGAAGAAGGCCAGTGCCTTTTTTTCTGCTTCCTTCTCTGCCTCTCTCCTTGTCTTTTTATCAGCTCCCAATTTAGAGACGAGATCTTTAACACTATCCATAAGGCTATCTTTGGATACGCTTGGTGTAACTGCTTTCCTTGGGTCTTTTGCCTCTTCTTCTTTCCTTCGGTTTTCCTCATCTGTAGCAGCAGTCTCCGCAATCTGGAAGAGAAGGTTTTGTACCGGTACTTTTGGCTGTTGAGCGGAATCAGGATATGGTGGTTTTGCAAATCCTTCAAGGGCGTTCGCAAATGCATCTACCGTCAACTCATCCCTTTTGTGAACTACGTCGTTCTTTACTTTCGTTAGCGTTTCCGCCGGAATTTTCACCACGCGTCGATTATGGACGCGTTCCTTTTCAAGACAAAAAAAGGACCGTAAATAAAACTCTGGATCCAAGTGGATTTCATCTATTTTCTTGACGATTTCTACGCAAACATCCCTCTCCAATCCCGCGAAGAGGTTGCTCGGGAAGAAGTAGTGAAGCAACCTACCCTCGTGTAGTCGATCTCTCATGTAGTCCAGGAGGTTCCTTAGTACGTCCAGTATGTCGTCACTTTTCTCTGAGTAGGTAGACGGGTCAGTGGATTCTAGCATCCAGTATAAAGCAGTTTTCCAGTGGAAGGTTGTCAGGACTTTTGAGTATTCCTCTAGTATGCTTCTCTGGAAAGCTTTGACCATcaacaaacatttcatgtgaCCTGGAGGCATTTCTTTCGTCAGCATGATTTCAGCCATATTACAAGACAGACTGAAATCTATCTCCGCCTTTTCATCTTTAACAGCAGGTTTAGCAACTACGAAAAATTGGCTTCTTGAAATAACTTCTACCACCTGGGAACGTGGCCAATGTTCTTGAAGGGCACGCTGCTTCCAATCTTCTATAAATTTCGGAGGTCCAGAAAGCCTTGCTGCTGGGATGAAGTCTTTCTCTGACTTGCTGCTATACGTCGCGTAAACTTCTTGGTGTTTTGCCTCTTCAGTCGTAGTCTCCATAAGTTCTTCTTTATTGATCTGTATACTACTAGTGTTGTCACCGGCTATTACCGATTCCCTATCTGTTTGTTTGGTAGAAACATCCATGTGTTCAGTGTCTGAATGACAAATGTTCTTAATTTCTCCTTCGGCCATACTTTCTTTTTTGTCGATCGGTTGGATCTTTGCTTTCTTGCTCGTATCGGAATCGGGAAAATTGTTCACAGTCTCTTCTTGTTTGTCGCCTGAATATTCATCCGTTGGTCTTTTGTTTGACGTTCCACTCATTCTACCAGCCAGTGCGCTCAACATTGGGCCTAATTGCTGATATATCAAGCTAGATGACGTGTCGTTAGATCTCCTATTTTGGACAAAGTCAACAACAGCTGCAAATGATGGCAAGATGTTGTTGGGATCTTCTGTCAGAGCTTTCGATCCTTTTCTACGCTCATCAAACTGT from Pecten maximus chromosome 1, xPecMax1.1, whole genome shotgun sequence includes these protein-coding regions:
- the LOC117334717 gene encoding uncharacterized protein LOC117334717; amino-acid sequence: MAEGGEDDIGTMPLAGLLDNLLAMTLPVPNDKRQDQYCGYINTFVSAYGKEYCMVVGSTKEGTRLRSKQDEGDYDYILLCNFTVPVDCLEYREDLPCFVHIKGSFMGQDFCDQLIDGVYLPTWLLRDVSTLAFPRLKGILDIVSRSSTSHGRHTPHLAISTDMRLGYNLTNFADWDCKDLNVKQNVRTASERALRQQFDERRKGSKALTEDPNNILPSFAAVVDFVQNRRSNDTSSSLIYQQLGPMLSALAGRMSGTSNKRPTDEYSGDKQEETVNNFPDSDTSKKAKIQPIDKKESMAEGEIKNICHSDTEHMDVSTKQTDRESVIAGDNTSSIQINKEELMETTTEEAKHQEVYATYSSKSEKDFIPAARLSGPPKFIEDWKQRALQEHWPRSQVVEVISRSQFFVVAKPAVKDEKAEIDFSLSCNMAEIMLTKEMPPGHMKCLLMVKAFQRSILEEYSKVLTTFHWKTALYWMLESTDPSTYSEKSDDILDVLRNLLDYMRDRLHEGRLLHYFFPSNLFAGLERDVCVEIVKKIDEIHLDPEFYLRSFFCLEKERVHNRRVVKIPAETLTKVKNDVVHKRDELTVDAFANALEGFAKPPYPDSAQQPKVPVQNLLFQIAETAATDEENRRKEEEAKDPRKAVTPSVSKDSLMDSVKDLVSKLGADKKTRREAEKEAEKKALAFFFAGKK